A genome region from Micromonospora peucetia includes the following:
- a CDS encoding GNAT family N-acetyltransferase, translated as MRLERITPKNYEAALALSVRPDQEDLVSPVVKSLAEAYVFSDHAWPRLIYDDVRLVGFLMAFLDIPWSPDRNANDLRSGLWRLNIAAGAQGRGYGRFAVEAVSEEIRARGGTQAYVTWEPRAGGPEKFYLKLGFRPTGEQSGGETVGVLDL; from the coding sequence ATGCGGCTGGAGAGGATCACCCCTAAGAACTACGAGGCGGCTCTGGCACTGTCCGTGCGCCCCGATCAGGAGGATCTGGTCTCGCCAGTGGTCAAGTCGCTCGCCGAGGCGTACGTATTCTCAGACCACGCCTGGCCGAGGCTGATCTATGACGACGTCCGGCTGGTCGGTTTTCTGATGGCTTTCCTCGACATCCCGTGGAGTCCCGACCGCAACGCCAACGACCTGCGCTCCGGCCTCTGGCGGCTGAACATCGCTGCCGGCGCCCAGGGCCGCGGCTACGGTCGCTTCGCCGTCGAAGCCGTGTCCGAGGAGATCCGCGCGCGCGGCGGCACCCAGGCGTACGTCACCTGGGAGCCCCGCGCCGGAGGACCGGAGAAGTTCTACCTGAAGCTGGGCTTCCGGCCGACCGGCGAGCAGAGCGGTGGCGAGACCGTCGGCGTCCTCGACCTTTGA
- a CDS encoding Cgl0159 family (beta/alpha)8-fold protein, which produces MSIEYEALTRTRAHRPQAIAEAAAGRTRRPWPEPGRPLFVIAADHPARGSLGVRDRPMAMAGRADLLDRLRLALSRPGVDGVLGTPDVLEDLLLLGALENRLAIGSMNRGGLAGAAFELDDRFTAYDADSIAAMRYDGGKMLCRIDPADPGSASTLHACARAVTALAAHRTVALVEPLWVTRDGGRVNVDLHPEAVIRGVSVGQDLGATSAYTWLKLPAIDEMERVMAATTLPVLLLGGDPVEAPDLVYARWERALRLPGVRGLVVGRALLYPPDDDVAAAVDIAGSLLSTGQAA; this is translated from the coding sequence GTGAGCATCGAGTACGAGGCGTTGACCCGCACCCGCGCACACCGGCCGCAGGCGATCGCCGAAGCCGCCGCCGGCCGCACCCGCCGACCCTGGCCCGAGCCCGGGCGGCCACTGTTCGTCATCGCCGCCGACCACCCCGCCCGTGGCTCCCTGGGCGTACGCGACCGGCCGATGGCCATGGCCGGGCGGGCCGACCTGCTGGACCGGCTGCGCCTGGCGCTGTCCCGGCCCGGCGTCGACGGCGTGCTCGGCACCCCGGACGTCCTGGAGGACCTGCTGCTGCTCGGGGCGTTGGAGAACCGTCTCGCCATCGGCTCGATGAACCGTGGCGGCCTCGCCGGCGCCGCGTTCGAACTCGACGACCGGTTCACCGCGTACGACGCCGACAGCATCGCCGCGATGCGCTACGACGGCGGCAAGATGCTGTGCCGCATCGATCCGGCCGACCCGGGCAGCGCGTCGACCCTGCACGCCTGCGCCCGGGCGGTCACCGCCCTGGCCGCCCACCGCACCGTCGCCCTGGTCGAGCCGCTGTGGGTGACGCGCGACGGGGGCCGGGTGAACGTCGACCTGCACCCGGAGGCGGTGATCAGGGGTGTCAGCGTCGGACAGGACCTCGGGGCCACCTCCGCGTACACCTGGCTGAAGCTGCCGGCGATCGACGAGATGGAGCGGGTGATGGCCGCGACCACCCTGCCGGTGCTGCTGCTCGGCGGCGACCCGGTGGAGGCGCCGGACCTGGTGTACGCGCGGTGGGAGCGGGCGCTGCGGCTGCCCGGCGTGCGCGGCCTGGTCGTCGGCCGGGCCCTGCTCTATCCGCCGGACGACGACGTCGCCGCCGCCGTGGATATCGCCGGGTCGCTGCTGTCCACCGGGCAGGCGGCGTGA
- a CDS encoding extracellular solute-binding protein: MSARPRRAAGVLAALTAVALTATACGGSDEPAGKDAKNITLTVSANAIAGGKNAAGAEWIEKWVIPRFVEAQKAKGVTAKVTFVPNGVDDEQYKTKLALDLRSKGGADVIAVDGIWVGEFVQAGYLKPLSEVAGAEVDSWEGWSQIPETVQGLGSFEEKRYGIPLGTDGRVLYYNKKLFAQAGLPADWQPRSWQEILDAGAKLKALPGVTPIQLNAGTAMGEATSMQGALPMLAGAGGEIFADGKWAGASQPVRDTLDLYAKIYGGGLGDPKLQQEAKGRDKSFQEFAAGKIGILAEGDYFWRGVVHPKDGIAKMADRDTTVGYALIPAKQPGAGIRGQDFVSMSGGGVRVLNPNSKYPSQAFELLAFMHSAEAVKAELAGAARITARTDVNKEVLAGDPMLNFVAEKVLPITAYRPPLAVYPQVSVALQEATADAAAGKGVEAAASAYRKKVEGFVGGPGNVTS; this comes from the coding sequence ATGTCAGCCAGACCGAGACGCGCGGCGGGCGTGCTCGCCGCGCTCACCGCCGTCGCCCTCACCGCCACGGCCTGCGGCGGCTCGGACGAGCCCGCCGGTAAGGACGCCAAGAACATCACCCTCACCGTCTCCGCCAATGCCATCGCCGGTGGCAAGAACGCCGCCGGCGCGGAGTGGATCGAGAAGTGGGTCATCCCCCGGTTCGTCGAGGCCCAGAAGGCCAAGGGCGTCACCGCCAAGGTGACGTTCGTGCCCAACGGCGTCGACGACGAGCAGTACAAGACCAAACTCGCCCTCGACCTGCGGTCCAAGGGCGGCGCCGACGTCATCGCCGTGGACGGCATCTGGGTCGGCGAGTTCGTCCAGGCCGGATACCTCAAGCCGTTGTCGGAGGTGGCCGGCGCCGAGGTGGACTCCTGGGAGGGCTGGTCGCAGATCCCTGAGACCGTGCAGGGCCTCGGCTCCTTCGAGGAGAAGCGGTACGGCATCCCACTCGGCACCGACGGCCGCGTCCTCTACTACAACAAGAAGCTCTTCGCCCAGGCCGGCCTGCCCGCCGACTGGCAGCCGAGGAGCTGGCAGGAGATCCTCGACGCCGGCGCCAAGCTCAAGGCGCTGCCCGGGGTGACCCCGATCCAGCTCAACGCCGGCACGGCGATGGGCGAGGCGACCTCGATGCAGGGTGCCCTGCCGATGCTGGCCGGTGCCGGCGGCGAGATCTTCGCCGACGGCAAGTGGGCCGGCGCCAGCCAGCCGGTACGGGACACGCTCGACCTCTACGCCAAGATCTACGGTGGCGGGCTGGGCGACCCCAAGCTCCAACAGGAGGCCAAGGGACGCGACAAGTCCTTCCAGGAGTTCGCCGCCGGCAAGATCGGCATCCTTGCCGAGGGCGACTACTTCTGGCGCGGCGTCGTGCACCCGAAGGACGGCATCGCCAAGATGGCCGATCGGGACACCACCGTCGGGTACGCGCTGATCCCCGCCAAGCAGCCGGGCGCAGGCATCCGCGGACAGGACTTCGTCAGCATGTCCGGCGGCGGCGTGCGGGTGCTGAACCCCAACTCCAAGTACCCGTCGCAGGCGTTCGAGCTGCTGGCGTTCATGCACTCGGCGGAGGCGGTCAAGGCCGAGCTCGCGGGCGCCGCCCGGATCACCGCCCGCACCGACGTCAACAAGGAGGTCCTCGCCGGCGATCCGATGCTCAACTTCGTCGCCGAGAAGGTGCTGCCGATCACCGCGTACCGGCCGCCGCTGGCGGTCTACCCGCAGGTCTCCGTGGCACTCCAGGAGGCCACCGCCGACGCGGCAGCGGGCAAGGGCGTCGAGGCGGCGGCCTCGGCGTACCGGAAGAAGGTCGAGGGGTTTGTCGGTGGTCCAGGCAACGTCACCTCCTGA
- a CDS encoding N-acetylmuramoyl-L-alanine amidase, translating into MAPLGTADIGIQSTDYGPAAWVPANSSNYTVSSRESAYPINYIIIHTMQGSYSGSISWFQNAAAGTSAHYLLRSSDGAVTQMVRDKDVAWHAGNWTYNTQSIGLEHEGYVNNASWYTDAMYRSSAALTRFLCDKYGIPKTRNNIIGHNQVPGATHTDPGPNWNWTYYMQLVTGTTTPPPTSWSTIVDNTTAGRFIASANWATSTYSAQRYGADYRYANPVAASDTAWYKVNIPATATYRVEVWYPAVAGYNTTTPYIVATSSGNQTVHMNQTANGGGWRSLGNFTLAAGDANKVGVSRWSGNTGYVIADAIRITRV; encoded by the coding sequence GTGGCGCCGCTGGGCACCGCCGACATCGGCATCCAGAGCACCGACTACGGCCCGGCGGCCTGGGTGCCGGCGAACTCGTCCAACTACACGGTCTCCAGCCGCGAGTCGGCGTACCCGATCAACTACATCATCATCCACACCATGCAGGGCAGCTACTCCGGCTCGATCAGCTGGTTCCAGAACGCAGCCGCCGGCACCAGCGCGCACTACCTGCTCCGTTCCTCCGACGGCGCGGTGACTCAGATGGTGCGGGACAAGGACGTCGCCTGGCACGCCGGCAACTGGACCTACAACACCCAGTCGATCGGTCTGGAGCACGAGGGCTACGTCAACAACGCCTCCTGGTACACCGACGCGATGTACCGGTCGTCGGCCGCGCTGACGCGATTCCTGTGCGACAAGTACGGCATCCCGAAGACCCGCAACAACATCATCGGCCACAACCAGGTGCCGGGAGCCACGCACACCGATCCGGGTCCGAACTGGAACTGGACCTACTACATGCAGCTCGTCACGGGCACCACCACGCCTCCGCCGACCTCCTGGTCGACCATCGTGGACAACACCACCGCCGGGCGGTTCATCGCGAGCGCCAATTGGGCCACCTCGACGTACTCGGCGCAGCGCTACGGCGCCGACTACCGGTACGCCAACCCGGTCGCGGCCAGCGACACCGCCTGGTACAAGGTGAACATCCCGGCCACCGCCACCTACCGGGTGGAGGTCTGGTACCCGGCCGTCGCCGGCTACAACACCACCACGCCGTACATCGTGGCGACCAGCAGCGGCAACCAGACGGTCCACATGAACCAGACAGCCAACGGTGGCGGATGGCGCTCGCTGGGCAACTTCACCCTGGCCGCCGGGGACGCCAACAAGGTGGGTGTCAGCCGGTGGTCCGGTAACACCGGCTACGTGATCGCCGACGCGATCCGCATCACCCGCGTCTGA
- a CDS encoding GntR family transcriptional regulator: MTGPEIAVDRSSPVPLYFQVAEQLAAAIQRGELAPGDRLDSEMRLADRLGLSRPTVRQAIQQLVDKGLIVRHRGVGTQVVRGEVRRAVELTSLHDDLLRAGQQPSTSVLELTTVPCPTEVAAALGLPAGSEVQHLRRLRFSDGEPLAVMENWLPTGPVRLSVDALQAGGLYAILRAGGRRIRGAHQRIGARAATTAEARMLGERRGAPLLTMTRTAYDDQGHHVEHGAHIYRASRYSLEVTVAER; the protein is encoded by the coding sequence GTGACCGGCCCCGAGATCGCGGTCGACCGCAGCAGCCCGGTCCCGCTCTACTTCCAGGTCGCGGAGCAGCTCGCCGCGGCGATCCAGCGCGGCGAGCTGGCCCCGGGAGATCGCCTGGACAGCGAGATGCGGCTCGCCGACCGGCTGGGACTGTCCCGCCCGACGGTGCGGCAGGCCATCCAGCAACTGGTCGACAAGGGACTGATCGTGCGCCACCGTGGGGTGGGCACCCAAGTGGTGCGCGGCGAGGTCCGCCGGGCGGTCGAGCTGACCAGCCTGCACGACGACCTGCTGCGGGCCGGACAGCAACCGTCCACCTCGGTGTTGGAGCTGACCACCGTGCCCTGCCCCACCGAGGTGGCCGCCGCGCTCGGCTTGCCCGCCGGCAGCGAGGTGCAGCACCTGCGCCGGCTGCGGTTCTCCGACGGGGAGCCGCTGGCGGTGATGGAGAACTGGCTGCCGACGGGCCCGGTGCGCCTGAGCGTGGACGCGTTGCAGGCCGGCGGCCTCTACGCGATCCTGCGGGCCGGCGGCCGGCGGATCCGGGGCGCGCACCAGCGGATCGGGGCGCGGGCCGCGACGACCGCCGAGGCCCGGATGCTCGGTGAGCGGCGGGGTGCGCCGCTGCTCACGATGACCCGCACCGCGTACGACGACCAGGGCCACCACGTCGAGCACGGCGCGCACATCTACCGGGCCAGCCGCTACTCCCTGGAGGTCACTGTCGCCGAGCGGTGA
- a CDS encoding CGNR zinc finger domain-containing protein: MRYFVREHSRQQWCKPSCGNRARVARHYQRHQAER; encoded by the coding sequence GTGCGGTACTTCGTCAGGGAGCACTCGCGCCAGCAGTGGTGCAAGCCGTCCTGCGGCAACCGCGCCCGGGTGGCCCGCCACTACCAGCGGCACCAGGCCGAGCGATAG